One Halanaerobium hydrogeniformans genomic window, GGAGAAATTTGCGGGATTGTTTTTGTTTTAAGAAATGTAAAAGAAAAATGTAAAATGAGACAAGAAATAAAGAATAAATCAGAGCTTTTTACTAATGCAGTTGAAGAATCTCCATTCTCGATAATGCTTCACAATGATAATGGTGAGGTTTTAAAAGTCAATCAAACCTGGCAGGAGTTAACTGGTTATTCTGAAGCTGAATTACCTACAATTGATAAATGGCTGGAAAAGGCATATGGGAAAAATTTAGATAACAAAGATTTAAAAGAAGTTTATAATAATATCAAAAACGTAAGTAGTGGAGAATTTAAAATAAGCACTAAGAAGAATGAGCAAATAATCTGGGATATAAAAAATGCATATCTTGGCTTGGATGAAGATGACAATAAGTTATTTATCTCAATGGCAGTAGATGTAACAGAAAAAAAACAGCTGGATAAGAAAATAGAAATTTTCAATCGTATTTATCAAAGCTTGAGTTCAATTAACCAATTAATCGTAAATGAGAATTCTTTAGATCGTTTGCTCAAAAAAGCTGTTCAGATTATGACAAATGTAGCTAAGTATGATACTGCCTGGATTGCAGAGTTGTCAGATAATAAAGAGTTATTAAATGTAAAAGCTTTGGCTGGCTATCAATGCAGCTTTTTGAATGAGAGAAAAGTTAAGCTTAATTATGGAAAAGATGATTTAAATATTTATAAAAATGCAATTTTAAAGGAAGAAGCTGTTATTATAGATGTTGATACAGAAAAAGAACTAAAAGGTAAAAACTGTGGTTCAACAGGTATTTTTGTTTTAAAAGTATTTGATAAAATCTGGGGACTTTTGGTTTTTTGTTCACAAGAAGAAAACCGTTTTGATGATAAAGAATATGCTCTATTAGAAGAGTTGACAACAGATATTTCATTTGGAATAGAAAAAATAATTTCAAATAGTAAACAAAAGGAATATGAGGCTAAGCTGACAAAAAGTGAAAAAGAATATAGACAGTTAGTGCAAGAATCACCAATTGGGATCTATAAAACAAATTTCAGCGGTAAAGTTTTATTTATTAACTCTGCAATAGTTAATATGCTGGGATTTAATAATGCTGAAGATCTTTATGTTCATTATAAAGATGATTTAAAAAATAATTTTTATGTTAATCCCAATAAACGCAGAGAATTTCTAAATAGGCTGCAGCAGAATGGTGTGATAAAAGGTTTTGTGTGTCAAGTTTATGATAAAAATAATAATATAAAATGGATAGAAAACAATGCGAGAATCAGCTCCGAAAAGCAGGAGGGAAGTACTGTTATTGAGGGTTTTATTTCCGATATTACAGAACGAAAAAAACGTCAAGAAAAAATAGCCTATCTTAGTTTACACGATGATTTAACAGGACTTTATAATAGAAGCTATTTAGAAGATATGATGAAAAGAATTGACACCAAAAGGAACTTGCCGATCAGTATAATAATGGTTGATATCAATAATTTCAAAATAATAAATGATACATATAGTCATTCTAAAGGTGATGAATTATTAAAGAAAACTGCTGAATTATTGAACGATCTTTGTAGACAGGAAGATGTTGTTGCCAGGTGGGGTGGAGATGAGTTCGTTATTTTACTTCCAGATACTAGTTTAGAACAGAGCGAAACAATAATTGAAAGAATTAATGTTAAATCAACTTTTGTTTACAAAGATATTCCAATATCTTTAGCTCTTGGAGCAGCTACAAAAACTGAAGATGAGGAGGACCTTATTGAATTATTAAACACAGCAGAAGATAGAATGTATACCAATAAACTGGCCAAAAGATCAGGTGGTAGAAGCATGGTAGTTTCTAGTTTCTTAAATACATTGAAAGAAAAAAGCCATGAAACTGAAGAACATGTAAATAGAATGAGTATAATAGCTGAGAAGTTTGCAAAAAGGCTTAATCTTTCTAAAGAGAAAATTGATAGACTGGCTTTATTATCTCTTCTACATGATATCGGTAAAGTTTCTGTTCCAGAAAAAATACTAAATAAAGTAGAAAAATTAACTGATGAAGAATGGGAAATAATAAAGTCTCATCCTGAGGCAGGTTATAGGATTTTAGTTAGTATTCCTAAATTTTCACATATAGCAAAAGATGTATTATATCACCATGAGCGTTGGGACGGAAGTGGCTATCCTGAAGGACTAAAAGGTAAAAAAACCCCACTACTTTCAAGAGTATTAACTATTATTGATTCTTATGATGTTATGGTTAGTGGTAGACCATATAAAAAAGCTATGAGCCAGAGCGAAGCCCTTGCAGAGATTAAAAGATGTTCTGGAACTCAGTTTGATCCTGAACTAGCTCAAGAGTTTATAAAAATGTTAAGTTAATATTTTCAAGACTATTTGACTTCTCTATGTTAGAAACTTAAGGGGGAAAAAATGGGAAAAGTAATAGCTGTTATTATTATTTTGTTTGTTTTAATGGTGATTTTAACTTTATCTTCCTATATTTCAGCAGCAGACTTTGATAGTGCAGCAAGAATCAATCTTAGAGAGATAACTGAAGATGATTTTATTGTTATCTATCAAATTAATCCATTAGAAAAAGATAAATATTAATCAAAATAAATAAAAAAGTATACATAATATTGGCAGAGCATGGGGGAGAATGTTATCTCTTCCATGCTTTTATTATTTAAAATACAATTTAGAAAAATAATGTTTATAATTCAATAAGTATTAACAAAACAAAAATTTACAATTAAGATCCATTTTTTTATACAAAAGAATTATTTTAGTGAAGGTGGACAATTACAGAAAAAGCAAATATTATACTTTCGTGTAATATCTAAAAGCGACTCAAATTGTTATAATTAACTATATATAATTTTATACTATATGAAAACTATGTTTTTTAACATATTGGATAGGGTTAAAATATTCTTGACTCAGCCATCCTGCAACTTTCTTCTGCCTGAATCACCCATATGTGGGCTTAAGAAGGTGTGAAAACTTGTTAATAGATATTGCCGAGCACTATTTATTATTTAGCAAGCTCCTTCCAAATCTTTTTTATGATTTGGTGGGAGAAGATGACCAGGGTAGCTATAAGTTAAAAATAGTTAAAGATGGCTTTCCTGAAAGCTATTGCAACAATAATCTAGAGCTGGAGATTGCCAGAGAACAATGGCTTGAAGGCCTTGAAAATACAGACGAATATAGTAAGGTCTTTAATGGTAAATGGTACTATTTTAAGTTCCCCAAAAACAGCAGTAATAAAATAAGCTCAATGTGGATTCCAGAAACTATAGTGTTAGAAGTCTTTAAAACCGAAAGTTAAGTTATTTTTTGTTTTTACTATTGGTGCTGTCTTTATTTGTCATAACAGCCTGCGGAAGTTCTTCGGGAAGTAGTGATGTTAGCAGTGGAGACTATATTGTTGCAGAGTTTGAGGTATTGGTGCTCGATTCAAACCAGGATCCTGTTGAAAACGCAGAGGTTTCTTTGGATCAAAAAACCCATTCTACAAACAGTCAGGGTGTTGTAGTCTTTAACGACATACAATCTGGGAGCTATACATTAAACGCTCAGGCAAGCGACCATGAAGAGCACAACGAAAGTATTATTATTGGAGAAGATTATCAAGCTCATAAGGTAAATTTAATGCCGGTTTTAGATCCTATGGTGCTGGTGGAGTCTGGCACTACTTTACCTGATAACGGGTCTGTAAGTGTTCACGAACATTTTTATCTGGGTAGATACAATGTTACACAGAAAGAATATGAAACTCTCATGAGTAAATATTATGATAGCGATGATTATGTTTCAAACAACTCTCCCTTTTCAGACGAGCCAGACAGTTCTAATAGACCTGTTGAAAGCATAAGGTGGATCGATGCTGTAATGTATGCTGGATTGTCAATACTTTTTACAACAATTTTTTATCGAACATTAAATATCTATATTCAACAGGTGTTAGGTAATCTAACGACCCGTGGATTCTGTGGTTATTATACCAGTTAACATAGTCAAATAGCTCATATTCCAGCTCTTCAAAGCTGTTAAATATTCTGTCATAAGCAAATTCAGTCTTAACTACTTTAAAGGCTGCTTCTGCCACTGCATTATCATATGGGCATCCTTTATTGCTTAAAGAACGCTCAATATCAAACCTGACTAAAATATCATCGATAGCTTTATTTTTGAATTCATTACCTCTATCAGTATGTAAAATATTAATTTGATTTAGTGGTCTTTTAATACTTTTAAAAGCCTCAGTTACTAATTCGGCATTTTTCTTTTTACCTGCTGCATAACCAACAAATTCACGGTTGAAGAGATCTATGATCAGACAGACATAGTTCCATTTTCCTTTTACATTAACATAGGTTAAATCACTGACAACAACGTCTAGAGCTTCTTCTTTGTTAAATTCTCTGTTTACAATATTAGCAATTTTATCTTCATTACAGCTTGGAGAATGAACTTTGTATTGTTTTTTAGTATAAGTAGAAACTAGATTATATTTTTTCATTATTTTACCTATTCTTCGCTTGGACACCTGATAACCTTTTTTAGCTAATTCTCTTTTGATTTTTCTGGTTCCATAGTGATTTCTACTTGCTTTGTAAATGGAAATCACTTCGCTTTCTAGTTCAACATCAACCTGTTTTTCTTTAGGGGTATAATAGATCATACCCCTTGATATATTGAGTGCTCTGCACATGGCGCTAATACTGTATTTATCCCTGTTTGCCTTAATAACTGCTACTTTCGTCCCATTATCAGCGCCGCTTGCTTTAAAATATCATTCTCCATTTTTAACTGCTTGTTTTCTTTTTGTAATTTAATTAATTCTTTTTCTTTATCAGATCTATTATCTTTAGCGCTGAATGAACCTGAGTTATTATAGTCTTTTATCCATTTATGAAGTGTGGACCTTGCCATTCCATATTCATTGAGTATTTCAGTTTGATTTTTACCATTATTGGCCAGAGCAACAACTTTTCTTTTGATTTCTTCAGGATATTTTGTAGGCATGATATTTTCCTCCATTTTAGTTTGTTATTATCTTATTATATCATGTCCGAGAAAAAACTGTTTAATTAATTATACCCGATCCATGCCAACGCCTTAAGCCAGGAGGAAGGTTTTGATGTCTATTATAATATAGACCTGGAAGAAGAAACACTATCAAGAAACGAGAATGCTGACGGATATCGACTTCCCACCTCACTAGAGCATGAATATGCCGCAAGAGGCGGAGCAGACGGCGATGCCACAGTCTATCCTGGTAGTGATAATATAGATAAAGTTGCCTGGTATAATGCTAATTCGAACAACGAAACTCATCGGGTTGGCTTAAAAGCCCCTAATGAATTAGGGTTGTTTGATATGGGAGGTAATGTAGCAGATTGGGTAGATGACGGGAGATCATTTGATGAACCAGTAACATATAGAGGTGGAGGCTATACTTCTGGTGCCACAAATATAGAGGTAGGAAGTACAACAAATGAGGTAGAAAATGTTCGTCTTGTACTCTCATACACAGGCTTTCGTTTAGCAAGACCGTCCCCAGTTTTATAAAAAGTTTTTAAGAATTTAATAGGGTTGATTTTAGTGTTAAACAAAGAGTAATTTTCTATCGGAGACTAAATTTATATTATGAGATTGATAGAGTTTTTGAAGATGGTGTAGAAACAGATACATCTCAACTTCCTTCCGAAATAAAAGACCTATTTTCAGGCGACATTGACCTAGATGGTTTTAAGATAACAGTAGGGCTGTCATATAGTTTTTAACTTTAACAATATATAAATATAACCTAATAAGCTCAGGATTTCTCTGGGCTTATTTTTTTGTCTAAATACTGCTATCATTTAATAACTCAATCGGTGAATATTTTCCTATTAAATTTAAAACAAAAACAATTTTCGATGAACATTAAATATTTGCAGGACTTTATTAGTTCAAAATATATATCTTCTGGATATGCAAATATTATAGTTGCTATCGATTAAAAGGGATAAGTTGACTCTTTCCCTATCTGTATCAAAATTTTTGGCTTCTATAGGCACTCTTTTAGGTAGATTGTTGCCTTCTATTGTTTGTGAATGATTAAATCACTAATAAAAGTATATCTCCTCATCTTATTCTGATATAGGAAGCAAAACCTGATTAATACTTATTAGTGATAGTTTGAATTTTTAAAAGAATAGCAAATCACAGGTTATTAACCAACATTAATATTTGTAGACTTTAATTTTAGAACAGCAGATTAATTTACTAATAATATAAGATAAATGTTTCTAAAACTGTTACCAGCAGCAACCCAGCAGATTTTTCCTTCTATATAGAGCTCCCCTCCCCCTGTCAGGGTATCCCAGCAACAAGTATTTCTCAAATAAACTGCTAGTTGAGCAAGTAAATTAGCAAGAATTGAGCAGAAAAATTTAACACATTAAGACACCCTTAAACGATGCTATATAGGCTTTAGGAGGTCTCTATTGCTTATCATGTAATATGCATAGTTTAAATAATCCTCTTTGCAGCCACCCTGAGAGCCTGTTATAACCAATTTAATGCCCAATACATTTAATCTATCTTTTTGCTAAGCATATTTTTAAAGATATAATATAGCCTTTTAATTTATTAATTGCATTATCCCTTGAGGAATTTGATTTGCTTGAGCTAATATAGCTGTTCCAGCCTGAGATAGTATCTGCTGTTTACTCATTGAAACCATTTCTTTTGCTATATCTGCATCTTCAATTAATTCCACATTAAAATGCTCTCCTGGATTAGGACCTATCTGTAAAGTAAGCGAAGTATCTTCTATTTCTTTAAGTTCTTCAGGATCAGGTTCTATTGGATCTTGGTCCTCAGGTGGGTCAGGATCTACTGGATCTGAATCATCAATTGGCTCATAACCTTCTTGAGAAATTTTAATTACATCAGAATACCGACTAGTTATATATAAATTTCCTTCATTGTCAATATCTATATCCGATATATCAAAACTTAATTCATGTTCCCATAACAATTCACCGCCTGAATCATATTTGTACAATGTATCATTATCTGATTCACTAGTATAAATATTGCCTCTATCATCAACTAGTAATCCTCTAAATGATGAATCTGATGTTGTTTCTATATTCCAAATTTTATTACCATCTGAATCATACATATATAAATTTTTATTTTCATTTATTGCATAAACATTTCCATCATTATCAACTTCCACTTCATTAAAATTAATATATTCTTCATCGCCCCCAAATTCTATAGACCATTCTTTTTCTCCCTCAGAATTTAACTTAATTAGACCTTTTCCTTCAACAACTGCATACAATTAATTGTTTTCATCGCTTACAATATCAAGAGTACCTATAGCTTCACTAGGTAAAGAATATCTCCATATCTCATCGCCAGAAGAATTTTTTTTTCTAATTGTATCATAATTTCCTGGACCAGCTCTGCTTCCAGTTATAATATTATTATTATTATCAATGGCTAATCCTTTTACATGGTCATAATGGTCATTAAAAACCCATAAAGTATTCTGATCAGGATCTAGCTTTTTTACAGTTTCATCATTACTAGTTATAACAATATTATCATTTAAAGAAATTTCGATTTCATTTATCATGGCATTATCAGCTGCTTTAAAATTAAAAATTTCATCACCATTACTATTAAGCTTTATAATAGTGCCATCATAATAACCAACATAACTATTTCCTTCTGAATCCACTGAGATTGCATTAGTCCATTGTCCATATTCATTATAAACCCATTCTCCAACAGGTTCTACTTTTTGGGATTCCTCAGTACCTTGAGTTTCTTCAGTACTTCCAGTCTCATCCGTGCCATTTACAGAATCCACCTCAGTTACTGACTCGATTTTAACATTCAACAGCTTTTGCGTATTAAACTCAGTATTATTAGCAATATCATCGATACTATTTTTCATTTCATCAAACTCATTCTGCATAGCTTTTCTATCATTTTCTGTGTATGTATCGTTAGCAGCCTGTAGGGCAAGTTCTCTCATTCTCTGCAGAGGCGGATCTTGGATTTCAGCTAACCCACCTTCAGCAGTTTGCAGCAAAGAAATACCGTCCTGAACATTTCTTTGCGCTTGAGCGGTACCTCTAACTTGACCATTCATTTTTTGAGAAATAGCTAGACCAGCTGCATCGTCTGCAGCCTTATTGATTCTTTTGCCAGAAGATAATCTTTCTAAAGAAGATCTTAGATTCTTTTGAAATTTATTAACTTTATTATATGTATTTAAAGCTGTAGCATTTGTGTTAATTATCAACAAAATCCCACCTTAATAATTCTATGTATTTTGAGTTTATAGACTCATAATTTGCCCTTAAAATATTTACGATTTTATGTTTAATATTCAATATATATTATCATGCTATTTAAATAATTATTAAACAAGTACAACAGTGATTAAAAGTTCTAAGCTCTCTATAAATAGAACATACTTCAATTATTGGCAAGATATGTCTAATTTAAAGTAATTTTAAAAAATAAATGGCAAAGTTTGTTCGGATTATTTTATTTGTTATATTTTCTTAGATATACAAATCAAGATATTCCATTAGGCGATTTGAAAAATTGGTTTTTGAATGAGCGATCCAGGTAATAGTTATAGAAAGGTTTAAGTCTTTCGAGCCCCCACCCCTAATTTAAGGGGTGTTTTTTTATGGTTTGCCTGGCATGAATATTTGCTAATCAGTGAAAGTCTGATGTGGGGGTTGATAGTGCCAACCACTAGCTGAAGACAAGGGTGTCCATCGTAAGGTGGAATCTGAAGGAAGTTGGAGGCAAAGCTTCGGTCTGAGGGATACGAACTGTATAAAAGGCACAATCCTGTGGATGAGTTTGCCATACAAAACAAAGTCCAAAACTATTCAAGACAGGAAGTGTAAATACAGCAGATAGATGGAGTGAAAGCAAATATTCTTAACCAGGGAAGGTCTGACAGTAAATTGTGAGGATGAATTTCTAAGCAATAAACTCTGCAGTAATGCAAGAACTGAACTGTCAGAATGCAGCAGAAGTCATAGTAGATTGGTGGATATATACACTAATTGAAGGATGAAACATTAGGAGGTTTCTTAAATTTGAACAACTCGACGGAAACACATAGAAAGCAGACAACTTCATATGAAGGCTGCTCTCAGGAGGAGAGGCTGGAAGCTGGAAGTAATGAGAGAGTGCAGAGTGTTTCTGCGGCGTTGCCGAAGAAAAGAAACGGTGAAAAGGCAGACTCCAGTAATCTGATGGAGAAAATTCTTGCAGCTCCAAACCTGAATAAGGCATATAAAAGAGTTGTAGGAAATAAAGGCAGCCATGGTATTGATGGGATGAGTGTAGATGAACTTCTACCCCTCCTTAAAAGAAACGGCAGTCAACTTCTGAAAGATATACTGGAAGGTAATTACAAACCACAGGCAGTAAGAAGGGTAGAAATACCTAAGCCTGGTGGTGGAGTAAGACTACTTGGTATTCCAACAGTAATAGATAGAATGATTCAACAGGCAATAACACAACAGCTGACGCCAATATTTGACCCAGGATTTTCAGAATACAGTTATGGATTCAGACCTGGAAGAAATGCACATCAGGCAGTAAATAAAGCTAAAGAATATATCAATGATGGTTATACATGGGTGGTCGATATCGACCTTGAAAAGTATTTTGATACTGTTCAACATGATAAACTAATGTCTTTAGTAGCCAGGAAAGTGCAAGATAAAAGGGTACTGAAACTAATAAGAGCTTATCTTAACGCAGGAGTAATGATTGATGGTTTAATTAAGAAAACAGATGAAGGTTGTCCACAGGGCGGGCCTTTAAGTCCGTTACTTAGTAACATAATGCTGGATGAACTGGATAAAGAACTGGAAAAACGCAATCATAAATTCTGCCGCTATGCTGATGATAGTCAGATCTATGTCAAAAGCAGAAAAGCGGCCAAAAGAGTTATGAAGAGCTTGACGGTATTCATTGAAAAGAAACTGAAACTCAAAGTCAATGCAACAAAAAGTGCAGTCGGCAGACCCTGGAGAAGAAAATTCCTGGGGTTTTCATTCTACAATAGTAAAGGTGAAGTAAGGGTTAGAGTCCACCCAAAATCAATCAAGAAAATTAAAGCAAAAATAAGAGCACTCACATCAAGAAGTAAGCCCTGGACAATGAAATATCGTTTTAAGAAGTTAAAGCAGACGATTACAGGCTGGGTCAGCTACTATAAAATAGCTGATATGAAAAGTAATATGAGAACTCTTGACCAGTGGGTAAGACGAAGAATAAGAATGTGCTACTGGAAACGGTGGAAGAGAATCAAAACTCGTTTTAGGATGCTCAGGAAACTGGGTATTAAAGAAACCAAAGCTTGGGAATATGCTAACACAAGAAAAGGCTACTGGAGAATATCCAATAGCCCAATACTTGCAAGAACCTTTACTAACCAGTTCTTAAAGAAACTGGGATACTTTAGTTTTACAGAAAGATATGCACAAGTAATTAATTCTTAATGAACCGCCCAGTACCGAACGGTAAGCTGTGGTGGTGTGAGAGGACGGGAAATAAATTAATTATTTCCCTCCTACTCGATTCTAAATTAAAGAGGGAGTGAGATAAATGGGAAAATTTAAATTTGATGTTAACTGGATGGAAAGACACGGTGGTAGTTTGGTGGTCGAGGCTGATAGTAAGGAGGAAGCTCTTAATTTACTGAAGGCTGACGAGAATAGATTACTTGAGATTATGGTGGACAAATATGGTGTTGAGACTTTTGTTTATGTAAGTGGAGTTACTATTGTTTAAGGTGAGGTTGTTGGTGATTCTATTGTAGATCTTACTAATAATATGTATAAAGCTGAAATTGATTTGTCTTGATGTGAGATGGTTCTTTTGTTAGGCTCTGTCTTTTTAAAACTCTTACTTCTCATCTTAATGAGAGGACCTGGTTAACTTGTGGTCCTCTCTTCTTTTTTATTAGTGGTATTAAAAACGAAAGGATATTCTATTATGTCAAAAAAGAAAACAGCTAAACTTTTAGAAAAGCTAAATGAAAAAATTGATCAGGTTCAAGGCTCTGAAGAATTTAAGGAGATACTTGCTTTCTTTTCTAAGTTCCACAATTACTCTTATCATAATAGCCTGTTGATTTTGACGCAGAAATCTGAAACTATATTTGTGGCAGGATATAAACAGTGGTAGAAAAAGTTTGATCACCACGTAAAAAAGGTGAAAAAGTAATAGCTATATTAGCTCCTTTTACCTACAAGAAAAAAGTTAAAAAGACTAATCTTAACTCTACCCCTGATGATGAAGAACGCTAACGACACTGAAAAAGCCTGCATATTAGCCCATGAAATTGCTCATGAGCTCCTTCATATTAAGGATAATAAAAATAAATCAAAGCTTACTAAAGAAGTTCGAGAAATGGAAGCAGAAGCAGTCTCTTTTGTGGTGATTGATTGCTTTGGTATAGAAACTAAATCCGAAAAATATCTTGCTTTATACAAAAAAATCTATGACCTGATGAATAGTTTAAAAAAGATCAGCAAGATGAGTGAAAAAATGATCGACTATATTTTAGAGCAGCTCAAATTAAAAGAGAAATGAATCCAACCAGCTGATTATTTTATTAGTGAATTAGAATTCAAAAAGGAGGAAATTATGAATAACAACGTAAAGAAACTGGAAACCAATGAGCAGCAAGAAAAAAATGAAGGCTTTGTAGTGGATAATGACAATAAAGCTATCTGGTGTCTTAGGAAGATAAGGCATTTCAAAAGTAAGCAGCAGAAAAATAAAGAGCTAGCACAAAAACAGATTGAAGAAATAGAAAAAGAAATCAGAAAGGTGGAAGAATGGTTAGAAGGTGAGAATTCTAAACTGGACAACAGCATCGAGTTTATGAAAACAAAACTTTTTGCTTATGCTCAAACTTTGAAAGAAGATAATCCAGAGCTAAAAACCCACAAGCTACCTTTTGGTCAGCTGCAGTTTAGAAAGAAACGCCCGAAATGGAAGTATGATAACGATAAGCTGTTGGAGTTTGCAGAGAAAAGTCTTAAGGATACTGTTAAAATCAAGAAGTTGTGGATAAGAGGAAGTTGAAAAAGAAGGTGAAAGTGGTAGACAGCCTTGCTGTGGTAGAGAAAACTGGAGAAGTCGTGGAAGGAGTAGAGATTATAGAAAGACCAGAAGAATTTAAGGTAAAAGTTAAGTAAGATAACTACCAGGCAGCTTGTAGCGGGGTTGCTCTGGTTTTAATAGATATTTTTCTTTGCTTCAATTAACTTTCATTCTTTTTATGCAAAAAACTCTTTTAGTGAATGGGAATCAATTAAAGAAAAAAATATTATACTTTCGGGTAATATCTAAAAACAACTTAAATTGTTATACTTAAATATATATAATCTTATACCATATGACAACATATGAAGGGAGAGAAAAAATGAAATATGTATCAACTATAATCATTGCTTTATTAATTTTATTAATTTTTTTAACATTAGCTTCCCCTATTTTAGCAGAAGAGTTTGATAGAGCAGCAAGAATTAATCTAAGGGGAATTACTGGAGATGATTTTATTGCTCAAGCAGGAGTGCTTTACCCCTTTAGGAATAGGGAGGATTCTCTCTGGTATTCTGATGTGAGGTATCGGTTTAGTGATGATGATATTGACGAATGGAATTTGGGTTTAGGCTATAGAAGAAAGTTAGATAATTATGATAACAGATTAGCAGGAGCTTATATATTTAGAGACAGGCGAAATGAGTTCGATCACTACTGGGATATGTGGACCTTAGGTGGAGAAATTCTAACAGATCAGTGGGATTTTAGGTTAAATGCCTATATAAGTGATGATGATGAAGTATTAGCACCTGGTAGTACTGTTGGTGGCGGTGGATTGGATGTAAATGATAATCAAGAATTAATTTTGACTTTAGGTAATGAGCTATATTATAAGTCGATGGATGGGTTAGATCTTGAATTTGGTAGAAGATTTACAGAAACAGATTCAATATTTAGAAATGTCGGTGTTTATGGTAGGTTATTTAGATTTTCTGAAAGTGATACTCCTACTATAACAGGTAGGCAGATAAGAAT contains:
- the ltrA gene encoding group II intron reverse transcriptase/maturase — encoded protein: MNNSTETHRKQTTSYEGCSQEERLEAGSNERVQSVSAALPKKRNGEKADSSNLMEKILAAPNLNKAYKRVVGNKGSHGIDGMSVDELLPLLKRNGSQLLKDILEGNYKPQAVRRVEIPKPGGGVRLLGIPTVIDRMIQQAITQQLTPIFDPGFSEYSYGFRPGRNAHQAVNKAKEYINDGYTWVVDIDLEKYFDTVQHDKLMSLVARKVQDKRVLKLIRAYLNAGVMIDGLIKKTDEGCPQGGPLSPLLSNIMLDELDKELEKRNHKFCRYADDSQIYVKSRKAAKRVMKSLTVFIEKKLKLKVNATKSAVGRPWRRKFLGFSFYNSKGEVRVRVHPKSIKKIKAKIRALTSRSKPWTMKYRFKKLKQTITGWVSYYKIADMKSNMRTLDQWVRRRIRMCYWKRWKRIKTRFRMLRKLGIKETKAWEYANTRKGYWRISNSPILARTFTNQFLKKLGYFSFTERYAQVINS
- a CDS encoding host-nuclease inhibitor Gam family protein, with the translated sequence MNNNVKKLETNEQQEKNEGFVVDNDNKAIWCLRKIRHFKSKQQKNKELAQKQIEEIEKEIRKVEEWLEGENSKLDNSIEFMKTKLFAYAQTLKEDNPELKTHKLPFGQLQFRKKRPKWKYDNDKLLEFAEKSLKDTVKIKKLWIRGS